Proteins encoded by one window of Lepeophtheirus salmonis chromosome 3, UVic_Lsal_1.4, whole genome shotgun sequence:
- the Nrg gene encoding neuroglian isoform X6 translates to MDHKSGMYSFLILCSILPSSIGIVIPEGKLVQSPPRMIKQPPTDELLFQVKSRQDENDKPFIIECEAEGEPAPMYRWEKNGEPYDWQVYDERISQQPGRGTFLITKPRDEEIGEIFDYRRVEGQYQCFATNEWGTATSNSVYVRKSELNNFVDEPPKTKTVEEGEPFGIPCNSPTGWPKPSVYWLKMSQNWHKTLNSSRITVDPEGTLWFSNITKEDSSEDFLYACSASSYFRNEYKVGNKVHLQVIQSGSNAGLQNKREPVFQYANKRSEIALRGKEMKLWCIFGGTPLPEIRWRKQGGPLPPGRTTLDNYGKTLVIKHVDFEDAGDYTCEASNGVGIAKSYSISIEVHARPRFIVEPEIMITTEGESVDFLCQADGYPTPSIQWIYNGAKIEKAPPHPNRFITPDRITITNVSKSDTGNYGCNASNVNGYVYKDVYVNVLDLPPEITVPPEETAQTVDGKAMTMKCETFGAPKPIVKWFHNNEELTGGRYKVQDSGDLLIQDVKFFDAGNYTCKAENKFGKASASGTLTVKEHTRISTGPKDYEVEAGDSATFRCNAVYDSELELDIHWLKNGKLIDFDIEPRFIQSSDQSLTITKTTELDSGQYTCLAKSSLDSAQASASLIVQDVPNPPSLLWVNCNSEDAVVTWAPMGDNRAPILNYKMLYNTSFTPDTWEVATDTVPASDTSFKVSMSPWTNYTFKVIARNQVGDSFPSGHSETCLTPERIPFKNPDNVEGRGTSPNNLVIYWTPMPQIEHNAPKFQYRVYWKKDEEDASWIIEDIADWRVKELVIDNQPTYSRYQIKVVAHNRIGEAKMKAKPVIGWSGENQPSEAPLNFTLLDVVGPRSAYVSWDPVSLDSINGDFKGYKIQTWTNSSGEEKFREIPWGKDTTEAFVQSFKPFSLNYARVLAFNGAYNGPPSNIIEVRTGEGLPGPVDMLECFPMGSSALLLAWNKPEEVNGILRGYRIYYKEVNKTHFGPEIERYPKIRNPSADKAKLAGLKPHQKYRVIIRAETRVGQGMRFYTECNTNPQALTPPSRPRFTYSLMNPENGQSRVKVTWKPRVEGNPGSHFYVQYKKSMDTTYLASDEELNEDSVVIRGLDPGYTYDFRVVAVDGVHETPSDPLPVYTYASLPIVGAADSQSYLAHSGWFIGMLLAIIFLIFLCIIVAIIKRNRGGKYAVSEHEAAHGRKDYDDAGFPEYTQPLDDRNTRPPRSTEFKPPMESDNDSIADYADGENTAGMAEDGSFIGKYRRERNSEQSSTFATLV, encoded by the exons ATGGATCATAAAAGTGGaatgtattcatttttgataCTCTGTTCAATACTTCCGTCCTCCATTGGAATCG ttattcCTGAAGGAAAATTGG taCAATCCCCTCCGCGTATGATCAAGCAACCTCCAACGGATGAGCTTCTCTTTCAAGTTAAATCCCGTCAGGACGAGAATGACAAACCCTTTATTATAGAATGTGAGGCTGAAGGCGAACCAGCTCCAAT GTATCGATGGGAGAAGAATGGAGAACCCTACGATTGGCAAGTCTATGACGAACGGATATCTCAGCAGCCTGGCCGAGGAACCTTTCTCATTACAAAACCCCGAGATGAAGAAATTG GTGAAATATTTGACTATCGAAGAGTTGAAG GACAATATCAATGTTTTGCCACAAACGAATGGGGAACGGCTACTTCCAACTCCGTCTATGTAAGAAAGTCTGAATTAAATAACTTTGTTGATGAACCACCCAAAACGAAGACTGTTGAAGAGGGAGAACCATTTGGTATTCCCTGTAATTCCCCTACTGGATGGCCCAAACCCTCTGTCTATTGGCTCAAAATG AGTCAAAATTGGCATAAAACACTTAATTCCTCTAGAATCACAGTTGATCCCGAAGGAACTCTTTGGTTCTCAAATATCACAAAGGAAGACAGTTCCGAAGACTTTTTATATGCTTGTTCTGCCTCTTCATACTTCCGCAATGAGTACAAAGTTGGAAATAAAGTTCATCTCCAAGTCATTCAATCTGGATCCAATGCTGGACTTCAAAACAAAAGGGAACCTGTTTTTCAATATGCAAATAAACGATCCGAAATAGCTCTTCGtggaaaagaaatgaaattatggTGTATTTTTGGTGGAACTCCTCTCCCTGAAATCCGGTGGAGAAAGCAAGGAGGTCCACTCCCTCCTGGCCGAACCACACTTGATAATTATGGAAAAACATTAGTTATTAAACATGTTGATTTTGAAGACGCAGGGGATTACACATGTGAGGCTAGCAATGGTGTTGGAATTGCAAAGTCTTACAGTATTTCGATCGAAGTACATGCTCGACCAAGATTCATTGTCGAACCCGAAATCATGATTACGACTGAAGGAGAGAGCGTGGATTTCTTGTGTCAAGCTGATGGTTATCCTACTCCGTCGATCCAGTGGATTTACAATGGTGCCAAAATTGAAAAAGCTCCTCCTCATCCCAACCGTTTTATCACACCAGATAGAATTACTATTACAAATGTTTCTAAATCTGATACGGGTAACTATGGTTGTAACGCCTCTAACGTGAACGGTTATGTTTACAAAGACGTTTACGTAAATGTTTTGGATCTTCCACCTGAAATTACAGTTCCTCCAGAAGAAACAGCACAAACTGTTGATGGTAAGGCCATGACTATGAAATGTGAAACATTTGGTGCTCCTAAGCCCATTGTTAAATGGtttcataataatgaagaaCTTACTGGTGGAAGATATAAGGTTCAAGACTCTGGGGATTTGCTTATtca GGatgtcaaattttttgatgCCGGAAATTACACGTGTAAagctgaaaataaatttgggaaAGCCAGTGCAAGTGGTACTTTAACGGTTAAAGAACACACTAGGATATCAACTGGTCCTAAAGACTATGAAGTAGAAGCTGGTGATTCGGCTACTTTTCGATGTAATGCAGTATATGACTCAGAGTTAGAACTTGACATTCATTGGCTAAAAAATGGTAAACTGATTGATTTCGATATTGAGCCTCGGTTTATTCAGTCCTCTGATCAGTCTTTGACAATCACCAAGACAACAGAATTGGATTCAGGTCAATATACTTGCTTAGCTAAGTCATCATTGGACTCAGCTCAAGCAAGTGCATCACTGATTGTTCAAGATGTTCCCAATCCTCCCTCCTTACTTTGGGTTAATTGTAATTCTGAAGATGCGGTTGTGACTTGGGCGCCTATGGGTGACAATAGAGCTCCCATcttgaattataaaatgttgtatAATACATCATTTACTCCTGATACCTGGGAGGTTGCAACGGATACAGTTCCTGCTAGTGATACGTCCTTTAAAGTATCAATGTCACCTTGGACCAATTATACTTTCAAAGTTATTGCTCGAAATCAAGTAGGAGATTCTTTCCCTTCGGGACATTCAGAGACTTGTCTCACTCCAGAGagaattccatttaaaaatccAGATAATGTTGAAGGAAGAGGGACATCCCCTAACAATTTGGTTATTTATTGGACG CCCATGCCGCAAATAGAACACAATGCTCCAAAGTTTCAGTATCGAGTATATTGGAAAAAAGATGAAGAGGATGCTTCTTGGATTATTGAAGATATTGCTGATTGGAGAGTCAAGGAACTTGTTATTGATAACCAACCCACATATTCTAGATATCAAATTAAAGTAGTGGCTCATAATCGTATAGGAGAAGCTAAGATGAAAGCAAAGCCAGTTATTGGATGGTCGGGAGAAAATCAGCCTTCAGAAGCTCCTCTAAATTTTACTCTTCTAGATGTTGTCGGCCCTCGTTCTGCCTATGTTTCTTGGGATCCTGTTAGTTTAGATTCAATTAATGGGGACTTTAAAGGTTACAAAATACAAACATGGACCAACTCCTCGGGTGAAGAGAAATTCAGAGAAATTCCATGGGGCAAGGATACGACAGAAGCCTTTGTTCAGTCATTTAAaccattttcattaaattatgctCGTGTTTTGGCATTTAATGGTGCATACAATGGtccaccatctaatattattgaGGTTCGCACTGGAGAAGGTCTTCCAGGTCCTGTAGATATGCTTGAATGCTTCCCTATGGGTTCATCTGCTCTTCTACTTGCATGGAACAAGCCAGAGGAAGTTAATGGTATTCTCAGAGGGTATCGTATTTACTATAAGGAAGTCAACAAGACGCATTTTGGTCCAGAAATAGAACGATATCCAAAAATTAGGAACCCAAGTGCCGATAAAGCTAAGCTCGCAGGATTGAAACCTCATCAAAAGTATCGAGTAATCATAAGAGCTGAAACCCGTGTTGGACAAGGAATGCGATTTTATACCGAATGTAACACAAACCCTCAAGCTCTGACTCCACCCTCTAGACCAAGATTTACTTATTCTCTTATGAATCCTGAGAACGGACAGTCCAGAGTTAAAGTAACGTGGAAGCCCCGTGTAGAGGGTAATCCAGGATCTCATTTCTATGTTCAGTATAA gAAAAGTATGGATACCACGTACCTGGCTTCAGATGAAGAGCTTAATGAGGACTCTGTCGTTATTCGTGGACTTGATCCAGGATATACTTATGACTTCCGTGTTGTCGCTGTAGATGGCGTTCATGAAACGCCGAGCGACCCTCTTCCAGTATATACTTATGCCTCCCTACCTATTGTGGGTGCAGCAGACTCTCAATCCTATTTGGCTCATTCCGGCTGGTTCATCGGAATGTTGCTAGCAATAATTTTCCtcatatttttatgcattattgtggccattattaaaagaaatcgTGGAGGGAAATATGCAGTTTCTGAGCATGAAGCAGCTCATGGAAGAAAGGATTACGATGATGCTGGTTTTCCAGAGTATACTCAACc gtTAGACGATCGGAATACTCGTCCTCCGCGCTCTACAGAGTTTAAACCGCCGATGGAGTCTGACAATGATAGCATTGCAGATTATGCAGATGGTGAGAATACAG cgGGTATGGCGGAAGATGGATCCTTCATTGGGAAATACCGTAGAGAACGCAATTCTGAGCAATCCTCCACATTTGCCACGctagtttaa
- the Nrg gene encoding neuroglian isoform X11, which yields MDHKSGMYSFLILCSILPSSIGIVQSPPRMIKQPPTDELLFQVKSRQDENDKPFIIECEAEGEPAPMYRWEKNGEPYDWQVYDERISQQPGRGTFLITKPRDEEIGQYQCFATNEWGTATSNSVYVRKSELNNFVDEPPKTKTVEEGEPFGIPCNSPTGWPKPSVYWLKMSQNWHKTLNSSRITVDPEGTLWFSNITKEDSSEDFLYACSASSYFRNEYKVGNKVHLQVIQSGSNAGLQNKREPVFQYANKRSEIALRGKEMKLWCIFGGTPLPEIRWRKQGGPLPPGRTTLDNYGKTLVIKHVDFEDAGDYTCEASNGVGIAKSYSISIEVHARPRFIVEPEIMITTEGESVDFLCQADGYPTPSIQWIYNGAKIEKAPPHPNRFITPDRITITNVSKSDTGNYGCNASNVNGYVYKDVYVNVLDLPPEITVPPEETAQTVDGKAMTMKCETFGAPKPIVKWFHNNEELTGGRYKVQDSGDLLIQDVKFFDAGNYTCKAENKFGKASASGTLTVKEHTRISTGPKDYEVEAGDSATFRCNAVYDSELELDIHWLKNGKLIDFDIEPRFIQSSDQSLTITKTTELDSGQYTCLAKSSLDSAQASASLIVQDVPNPPSLLWVNCNSEDAVVTWAPMGDNRAPILNYKMLYNTSFTPDTWEVATDTVPASDTSFKVSMSPWTNYTFKVIARNQVGDSFPSGHSETCLTPERIPFKNPDNVEGRGTSPNNLVIYWTPMPQIEHNAPKFQYRVYWKKDEEDASWIIEDIADWRVKELVIDNQPTYSRYQIKVVAHNRIGEAKMKAKPVIGWSGENQPSEAPLNFTLLDVVGPRSAYVSWDPVSLDSINGDFKGYKIQTWTNSSGEEKFREIPWGKDTTEAFVQSFKPFSLNYARVLAFNGAYNGPPSNIIEVRTGEGLPGPVDMLECFPMGSSALLLAWNKPEEVNGILRGYRIYYKEVNKTHFGPEIERYPKIRNPSADKAKLAGLKPHQKYRVIIRAETRVGQGMRFYTECNTNPQALTPPSRPRFTYSLMNPENGQSRVKVTWKPRVEGNPGSHFYVQYKKSMDTTYLASDEELNEDSVVIRGLDPGYTYDFRVVAVDGVHETPSDPLPVYTYASLPIVGAADSQSYLAHSGWFIGMLLAIIFLIFLCIIVAIIKRNRGGKYAVSEHEAAHGRKDYDDAGFPEYTQPLDDRNTRPPRSTEFKPPMESDNDSIADYADAGMAEDGSFIGKYRRERNSEQSSTFATLV from the exons ATGGATCATAAAAGTGGaatgtattcatttttgataCTCTGTTCAATACTTCCGTCCTCCATTGGAATCG taCAATCCCCTCCGCGTATGATCAAGCAACCTCCAACGGATGAGCTTCTCTTTCAAGTTAAATCCCGTCAGGACGAGAATGACAAACCCTTTATTATAGAATGTGAGGCTGAAGGCGAACCAGCTCCAAT GTATCGATGGGAGAAGAATGGAGAACCCTACGATTGGCAAGTCTATGACGAACGGATATCTCAGCAGCCTGGCCGAGGAACCTTTCTCATTACAAAACCCCGAGATGAAGAAATTG GACAATATCAATGTTTTGCCACAAACGAATGGGGAACGGCTACTTCCAACTCCGTCTATGTAAGAAAGTCTGAATTAAATAACTTTGTTGATGAACCACCCAAAACGAAGACTGTTGAAGAGGGAGAACCATTTGGTATTCCCTGTAATTCCCCTACTGGATGGCCCAAACCCTCTGTCTATTGGCTCAAAATG AGTCAAAATTGGCATAAAACACTTAATTCCTCTAGAATCACAGTTGATCCCGAAGGAACTCTTTGGTTCTCAAATATCACAAAGGAAGACAGTTCCGAAGACTTTTTATATGCTTGTTCTGCCTCTTCATACTTCCGCAATGAGTACAAAGTTGGAAATAAAGTTCATCTCCAAGTCATTCAATCTGGATCCAATGCTGGACTTCAAAACAAAAGGGAACCTGTTTTTCAATATGCAAATAAACGATCCGAAATAGCTCTTCGtggaaaagaaatgaaattatggTGTATTTTTGGTGGAACTCCTCTCCCTGAAATCCGGTGGAGAAAGCAAGGAGGTCCACTCCCTCCTGGCCGAACCACACTTGATAATTATGGAAAAACATTAGTTATTAAACATGTTGATTTTGAAGACGCAGGGGATTACACATGTGAGGCTAGCAATGGTGTTGGAATTGCAAAGTCTTACAGTATTTCGATCGAAGTACATGCTCGACCAAGATTCATTGTCGAACCCGAAATCATGATTACGACTGAAGGAGAGAGCGTGGATTTCTTGTGTCAAGCTGATGGTTATCCTACTCCGTCGATCCAGTGGATTTACAATGGTGCCAAAATTGAAAAAGCTCCTCCTCATCCCAACCGTTTTATCACACCAGATAGAATTACTATTACAAATGTTTCTAAATCTGATACGGGTAACTATGGTTGTAACGCCTCTAACGTGAACGGTTATGTTTACAAAGACGTTTACGTAAATGTTTTGGATCTTCCACCTGAAATTACAGTTCCTCCAGAAGAAACAGCACAAACTGTTGATGGTAAGGCCATGACTATGAAATGTGAAACATTTGGTGCTCCTAAGCCCATTGTTAAATGGtttcataataatgaagaaCTTACTGGTGGAAGATATAAGGTTCAAGACTCTGGGGATTTGCTTATtca GGatgtcaaattttttgatgCCGGAAATTACACGTGTAAagctgaaaataaatttgggaaAGCCAGTGCAAGTGGTACTTTAACGGTTAAAGAACACACTAGGATATCAACTGGTCCTAAAGACTATGAAGTAGAAGCTGGTGATTCGGCTACTTTTCGATGTAATGCAGTATATGACTCAGAGTTAGAACTTGACATTCATTGGCTAAAAAATGGTAAACTGATTGATTTCGATATTGAGCCTCGGTTTATTCAGTCCTCTGATCAGTCTTTGACAATCACCAAGACAACAGAATTGGATTCAGGTCAATATACTTGCTTAGCTAAGTCATCATTGGACTCAGCTCAAGCAAGTGCATCACTGATTGTTCAAGATGTTCCCAATCCTCCCTCCTTACTTTGGGTTAATTGTAATTCTGAAGATGCGGTTGTGACTTGGGCGCCTATGGGTGACAATAGAGCTCCCATcttgaattataaaatgttgtatAATACATCATTTACTCCTGATACCTGGGAGGTTGCAACGGATACAGTTCCTGCTAGTGATACGTCCTTTAAAGTATCAATGTCACCTTGGACCAATTATACTTTCAAAGTTATTGCTCGAAATCAAGTAGGAGATTCTTTCCCTTCGGGACATTCAGAGACTTGTCTCACTCCAGAGagaattccatttaaaaatccAGATAATGTTGAAGGAAGAGGGACATCCCCTAACAATTTGGTTATTTATTGGACG CCCATGCCGCAAATAGAACACAATGCTCCAAAGTTTCAGTATCGAGTATATTGGAAAAAAGATGAAGAGGATGCTTCTTGGATTATTGAAGATATTGCTGATTGGAGAGTCAAGGAACTTGTTATTGATAACCAACCCACATATTCTAGATATCAAATTAAAGTAGTGGCTCATAATCGTATAGGAGAAGCTAAGATGAAAGCAAAGCCAGTTATTGGATGGTCGGGAGAAAATCAGCCTTCAGAAGCTCCTCTAAATTTTACTCTTCTAGATGTTGTCGGCCCTCGTTCTGCCTATGTTTCTTGGGATCCTGTTAGTTTAGATTCAATTAATGGGGACTTTAAAGGTTACAAAATACAAACATGGACCAACTCCTCGGGTGAAGAGAAATTCAGAGAAATTCCATGGGGCAAGGATACGACAGAAGCCTTTGTTCAGTCATTTAAaccattttcattaaattatgctCGTGTTTTGGCATTTAATGGTGCATACAATGGtccaccatctaatattattgaGGTTCGCACTGGAGAAGGTCTTCCAGGTCCTGTAGATATGCTTGAATGCTTCCCTATGGGTTCATCTGCTCTTCTACTTGCATGGAACAAGCCAGAGGAAGTTAATGGTATTCTCAGAGGGTATCGTATTTACTATAAGGAAGTCAACAAGACGCATTTTGGTCCAGAAATAGAACGATATCCAAAAATTAGGAACCCAAGTGCCGATAAAGCTAAGCTCGCAGGATTGAAACCTCATCAAAAGTATCGAGTAATCATAAGAGCTGAAACCCGTGTTGGACAAGGAATGCGATTTTATACCGAATGTAACACAAACCCTCAAGCTCTGACTCCACCCTCTAGACCAAGATTTACTTATTCTCTTATGAATCCTGAGAACGGACAGTCCAGAGTTAAAGTAACGTGGAAGCCCCGTGTAGAGGGTAATCCAGGATCTCATTTCTATGTTCAGTATAA gAAAAGTATGGATACCACGTACCTGGCTTCAGATGAAGAGCTTAATGAGGACTCTGTCGTTATTCGTGGACTTGATCCAGGATATACTTATGACTTCCGTGTTGTCGCTGTAGATGGCGTTCATGAAACGCCGAGCGACCCTCTTCCAGTATATACTTATGCCTCCCTACCTATTGTGGGTGCAGCAGACTCTCAATCCTATTTGGCTCATTCCGGCTGGTTCATCGGAATGTTGCTAGCAATAATTTTCCtcatatttttatgcattattgtggccattattaaaagaaatcgTGGAGGGAAATATGCAGTTTCTGAGCATGAAGCAGCTCATGGAAGAAAGGATTACGATGATGCTGGTTTTCCAGAGTATACTCAACc gtTAGACGATCGGAATACTCGTCCTCCGCGCTCTACAGAGTTTAAACCGCCGATGGAGTCTGACAATGATAGCATTGCAGATTATGCAGATG cgGGTATGGCGGAAGATGGATCCTTCATTGGGAAATACCGTAGAGAACGCAATTCTGAGCAATCCTCCACATTTGCCACGctagtttaa